GTTTAGGATAGTAACCCTCGTTCCAGTCCTGCATGGTGGAATCGCCACACATATAGATGGTAATCTTTGCACACACCATCGGGACGAGAATCATCGAAGCGACAACGAAGATCTGCCAGATTCTGGAAAGCATCGCCTAATTCCTAAAAAAGGCCCGCTGCACGACCTTGCCGTCGAACTTCACCTTCATCACGTACAGGCCTTTCGGTAGAGATTCCTGACCCGCAAAGAAAACGGATTCTCCAGCCAAGGCATTTTTGGACGAGCCTCCAACCAACGAACCGTTCAGATTGAAAAACTCAACCTGCACATACCCCGATTTGGAAACATACAGGGCGCCCGTAGAAGGATTGTACCGAAGGTTCCCGCCAAAGGCATTGTTTATGGCTACCGACGATGGATTATCTTCCTCATTTGAAGTTTGCTCATCCCCGACTATGTAAATATCTGGCTTGGTCAGCTTTTTCACCATGTCGGGCAGGTAGTAGCTCACATGGGGAGGCTGGTTATAGGCCACATTCTGCCAGGCCACACTCACGCGGTATTGCGGGTCGTGCATCAGCGTGTAAAGCCTGTAGGGGCTAGTTACCGGAGTCGAGAACACGATGATTTTATTCTGGTCGTCGCCGGCACGGGTAATAAATTCCTCCCGCCAATCGCCAAAGATATCTGCCACCAAGCAGGGATTTGCCTTGGTATAATTGTTCAGGGAAGACCCTTCGACATTGTAAAAACTAAAATAGCGGTCTACCGTCTTATTCGAGGAATTCCATTTCTCCAATTTCCCGCCCACATTATAAGCATATGTTCCGGCCTTCGGTGAGCCAGATGCGTCAAGAAGTTCGTCTTGCAGGTCGCCGTCGAAATAAATGCGGAAATTTACCGAAGGAGACGTAGTCGAAAGGGTCGTTCCGCTCACCGTGCGGATTCCGCCGCTGGTGCCAGACCACATTTCAAAACCACGGTTCGTGGAATCGATATCCGCAGCAAGGCCACGGCCATTGTCGCAACCAGAATGCGTATTGCCGTTTTTATCTTTACAGGTCAAAGAAGACTGGAGCGTTCCCCACACCACATTGCCATCTTTGTCGCGAAATTCTTCGCTATACTTGTTGTCAGTTTCTTCGTGAACGTCGTAAACTTCCAATCCTGGTTTGTCCGGGTCCATGTCGGAGAGGTGCATGGCATCGCCATGACCAAAGCCGGTGCGATAAAGAAGGGTTCCGTCATGCTTGAGCGCCGCAGAGCCCATGACAATCTCGTCAAAGCCGTCGCCATCCAAATCGCCTACAGAGAGATTGTGGTTTCCTTCGCCATAAAGTCCCTGGTCAGCCTTGTCGGAACTGTGGAGCCAGCGCGGTTTCAGTTCTTTTCCGTCAAAGTCATAGGCGGCCACAAAAAATTCCGTGTAATAACCGCGACTCATAATGACGCTAGGGTGAACACCATCGAGATAGGCAATTCCTGCAAGCATGCGGTTATCGCGGTTGCCATAGGTATCGCCCTTGATTTTTCCGCGGGCGGGCCAATAATCGATGGTGTGGATAGCCTCGCCGGTCTTGCCACTGAACACTGTCAGGAACTCAGGACCCGACATGATGGTTCCCAAGGTGGTCCGGTAATCCTTGGAACCGTCACCAATGACCTTCCCCTTGCCATCTACCGTACCGTCGCTGGTCTTCAAGACAATTTCGGCGATACCGTCGCCATCCAAATCATAGACCATAAACTGGGTGTAATGGGCGCCAGCGCGGATGTTCTTACCCAGGTCAATACGCCAAAGCAACTCGGCACTTTCCGCGTTCGCTTCAATCTTATAGGCATCGATTATCACATTGCCTGTATAATAGCCCTCCTTCGCTTCCGAATTATCCCTGGAATTATTCGGATCCCATTTTACGACAAGTTCATAACGGCCATCGCCATCCAAGTCGCCTACGCTCATATCGTTTGCAGAATAAACGTAATCCGTTCCAGAAGGAGTCGTTCCACCAGCAGGAGCCGAAAGCTTGTACGTCCGGTAAGGGAAGGTGACCTTGCTGGTGCCGTCCTTGTAATTCTTGTCAAAAACAATTTCCACCGTAGATTTGGAACCTTCCTTGCCCGAGACAACGGCTGCAACCTCATACTTGGACGCTGTCGTGCCAGCGGCATCCAGGTAGTTCGTTCCCGCATTCTTGGAAATGGATGCGATTTTTTCACCATCGCGATACAGGTTGAATTCCGTATCGGGGCTTTCGGTTCCCAGCAGGCGCCAACTGACCAACACCCCCGTTCCCACGTTCGAAATAGCAAGACCGCGGGTCAATTTTTCCATTTGACGGGGTGCCGCAAAAGATCCTGTAGCAGCAAGGGCTACAAAAGAGAAAAACACCGTCAACGACAGCATTTCAGAGAACTTCTTTTTCTTCATCTTCATATCCAGCCATCTCCCCAATGTGAATATAGACAAAAGTGGCCTTTTTCCACATTTTTGGTAAAATCTTTCCATTGACAATTTATCAAGGTGTTGAAATTTTTTTACATACCGTTTTTGTTGTTTTCAAGCACTTTTCCTAGAAATTTATTTCTAAAAAGCCCCCAAAAGTACCCCCAATATGCTTTTTTTGTTGTCTATAGACAACATCTCAGTAAACATCAAACGACGTCCGTTCCACCCAGAATAGCCATATATTTTTCTACATTTTTTGCGAAAATGCCCAATTGGTGGAAAAATTTCTCGTGGGAAAGACTTTTCGACGCCATTGCCGACAGGTCCCCCACATTCGTGAAGATTATCATCGTTACAGGAAAGTCCTTCCTGTACTACCACGGCATGACCCGTGCGGCGAGCCTTACCTACACCACCCTGGTGGCCGTAGTTCCCCTGCTTATCCTGTTGACCTCCATTACCCTGGCGGTGGGTCTTGCGAACTTCATGTCGGACTACCTACCCATTTTGCTGGACATTCTGAACCTGGACTGGCCTACGGAACCCATTATGGCACTGGTGAGGAATGCGGAGCACATCCCCATCGGAAGGCTTGGCTTTATCGGTGCGGCAGGTCTGTTCGTCACCTTCATTCTCGCCTTTGGCAGCCTGGAGACCAACTTCAACGTAGTGTGGGAAAACAAGATTTCCAGGACGCTAATCCGCCAGATCGAGGTTTATACACCCTTCCTGGTAATTTTTGCAGGTTTCATCGGCATGTTCGCGGGGTTCGTGAACCACGTGCAAGATGTGCTGAACATGATCGTGGTGGATGGTTTCCATTTCTCGCCCGAGGTGCTGAAGGTGCTTATTACCGCCTTCTGGTATGCGGCCTTCCACGGTGCCACCATGCTGCTGATTTTCCTGATGCTCTACGCCCTGCCCTCCAGGCCCAAGGGTGTGAGGCCCTATTCCCGCAGCCAGCTTCTGCTCGCCTCGCTTCTGTCTACGGTTGTTTCCTGGGTGGCCATCAACATCTACGTGAAAATCCTGATGCTCATCCAGACCGCCATGGTGACCCGCATGTCCATTTTCTACGGGTCGCTGGCGTTTTTGCCCTTGATGCTGTTCCTGATATTTGGAGTCTGGTCCATTATCCTTTGCGGAAACAGCCTGGTGTGGACCATCTGCCACTGGCCCGAAGCAGCCCAGAAGACCTGGAACTGGAAGGCTACGCTGGAAGATGTCCATAACGGGAAGCAGTCGGGCAGCGAAGATGAACAAGCCTAGCTTTATTTCTATACGCGGCTGCAGGTTGCACAACCTGAAAAACGTGGACGCCCAGTTCCCGCTGGGTAGCGTGACTGTTGTTTGCGGGCCTTCGGGCTGCGGAAAGTCCACCCTGGTGCTGGACACCCTCCACGGAGAATCCAAAAGGCGCTACCTGGAAACCCTCTCCCCCTTCGCCGCGGACTTTTTAGGCGGATGCAGGGTGATTCCCCTGGAATCTGCCGAGAACCTCCCGGCAAGTATCGCCGTCGAGGCCTGCCACGGGGAGACCACCACCAAGTCCTACGCCCTTTCCCTTTCGGAATGCGACGCTCCACTCCGGACACTTTTCGCCCCTCTGGCCACCCCAGCCTGCCCTATTTGCGGCAAGCCCATGGAGATGACCTCGCGGGAACAGATTATACAGGCCGTCGCACAGATGCCTACGGGCAGTAAAATTCAATTTCTGGCCACCGTAGAGACAAAAAAACAGAACCTGGACAAGCTTTCGGCACTGTTCCTTTCCCAGGGCTACACACGGGCCATGGCCGACGGCGAGACCGTCTCCCTAGGGGACCTGACCGAAGAACAAAAGAAAGAGCGGCCCAAGGTTTTCCAGATTGTGGTGGACCGGGTTATCGTCAGGGAAAATTCCCGCACAAGAATCGCCGAAGCGGTGGACGCCACACTGAAGCTCACCCACCACAAGGTGGCAGTACTTACCGAAAACGGGATTACGGAATACAGCACCGTTCCCCACTGCAAAGACCACAAAGAAGCAGAAGCCCCCTTTCTCCACGAAAGGATGTTTTCTCCCTATTCCCGGGAAGGGGCGTGCCCTGAATGTAAAGGAGCCGGAGTGGACGAATCCGGCGAGACCTGCAGCCACTGCGAAGGCCTTAGGCTCCAAAAGTTCCTGCTGAATTCGGGAATCGTGACCGAAAATGCGTCAGGCAATTTCGTGTCCTGGAGGCAGATTCTGGAGACACCCTTCCAGAATCTGGGCGGGCTTATCCGTGACACCTTGAGCAAGAAAATTTCCAAGGGCAAAGCTCCCGTGCTGAACGCCCTGCTGGACCGAATTGACGCCATCAACCAGCTGGGAATCGGCTACCTGACGCCTGGGCGCTCCGGAGCGACCCTTTCAGGTGGCGAAATCCAGCGGTTAAGGCTTTCCAGCCTTTCTACGGGACTTCTGAACGGACTTTTGATCTGCCTGGACGAACCTGCCAGCGGGCTCCACAGCAACGACGTGGAGAAACTCTGGAACGTGCTCCGGCAGATTCGGGACCGGGGGAACACGCTGGTACTTATCGACCACAACCCCTCCCTCATCCAGAAGGCGGACTGGATTATCGAAATGGGTCCCGGCGCCGGAGAAAAAGGCGGAGAGATTCTGTTCCAAGGCAAGGCGAAGGACGTGCTGGAAAATCCGGAGTCGCCTACGGGTAGGTGGATTAGGGAATTATCACATCGTCATCCCCGCGAAGGCGGGGATCTCCCTTCAAAAGCCCCAAAAAGAGATTCCCGGTCGGTGCCGGGAATGACAAAAGGCAAGTCCCGTCGCACAGTCACATCCATCGCCATCGAAAACTTTTCCATGTACGACATGAATCCGGTGACGGCGAATTTTCCCACACAAAAGTTCAGCGTCATCACCGGACAAAGCGGCAGCGGTAAATCTACCCTGTTCTTCAAGAA
The sequence above is drawn from the Fibrobacter sp. genome and encodes:
- a CDS encoding rhamnogalacturonan lyase codes for the protein MLSLTVFFSFVALAATGSFAAPRQMEKLTRGLAISNVGTGVLVSWRLLGTESPDTEFNLYRDGEKIASISKNAGTNYLDAAGTTASKYEVAAVVSGKEGSKSTVEIVFDKNYKDGTSKVTFPYRTYKLSAPAGGTTPSGTDYVYSANDMSVGDLDGDGRYELVVKWDPNNSRDNSEAKEGYYTGNVIIDAYKIEANAESAELLWRIDLGKNIRAGAHYTQFMVYDLDGDGIAEIVLKTSDGTVDGKGKVIGDGSKDYRTTLGTIMSGPEFLTVFSGKTGEAIHTIDYWPARGKIKGDTYGNRDNRMLAGIAYLDGVHPSVIMSRGYYTEFFVAAYDFDGKELKPRWLHSSDKADQGLYGEGNHNLSVGDLDGDGFDEIVMGSAALKHDGTLLYRTGFGHGDAMHLSDMDPDKPGLEVYDVHEETDNKYSEEFRDKDGNVVWGTLQSSLTCKDKNGNTHSGCDNGRGLAADIDSTNRGFEMWSGTSGGIRTVSGTTLSTTSPSVNFRIYFDGDLQDELLDASGSPKAGTYAYNVGGKLEKWNSSNKTVDRYFSFYNVEGSSLNNYTKANPCLVADIFGDWREEFITRAGDDQNKIIVFSTPVTSPYRLYTLMHDPQYRVSVAWQNVAYNQPPHVSYYLPDMVKKLTKPDIYIVGDEQTSNEEDNPSSVAINNAFGGNLRYNPSTGALYVSKSGYVQVEFFNLNGSLVGGSSKNALAGESVFFAGQESLPKGLYVMKVKFDGKVVQRAFFRN
- a CDS encoding YihY/virulence factor BrkB family protein — translated: MPNWWKNFSWERLFDAIADRSPTFVKIIIVTGKSFLYYHGMTRAASLTYTTLVAVVPLLILLTSITLAVGLANFMSDYLPILLDILNLDWPTEPIMALVRNAEHIPIGRLGFIGAAGLFVTFILAFGSLETNFNVVWENKISRTLIRQIEVYTPFLVIFAGFIGMFAGFVNHVQDVLNMIVVDGFHFSPEVLKVLITAFWYAAFHGATMLLIFLMLYALPSRPKGVRPYSRSQLLLASLLSTVVSWVAINIYVKILMLIQTAMVTRMSIFYGSLAFLPLMLFLIFGVWSIILCGNSLVWTICHWPEAAQKTWNWKATLEDVHNGKQSGSEDEQA
- a CDS encoding ABC transporter; this encodes MNKPSFISIRGCRLHNLKNVDAQFPLGSVTVVCGPSGCGKSTLVLDTLHGESKRRYLETLSPFAADFLGGCRVIPLESAENLPASIAVEACHGETTTKSYALSLSECDAPLRTLFAPLATPACPICGKPMEMTSREQIIQAVAQMPTGSKIQFLATVETKKQNLDKLSALFLSQGYTRAMADGETVSLGDLTEEQKKERPKVFQIVVDRVIVRENSRTRIAEAVDATLKLTHHKVAVLTENGITEYSTVPHCKDHKEAEAPFLHERMFSPYSREGACPECKGAGVDESGETCSHCEGLRLQKFLLNSGIVTENASGNFVSWRQILETPFQNLGGLIRDTLSKKISKGKAPVLNALLDRIDAINQLGIGYLTPGRSGATLSGGEIQRLRLSSLSTGLLNGLLICLDEPASGLHSNDVEKLWNVLRQIRDRGNTLVLIDHNPSLIQKADWIIEMGPGAGEKGGEILFQGKAKDVLENPESPTGRWIRELSHRHPREGGDLPSKAPKRDSRSVPGMTKGKSRRTVTSIAIENFSMYDMNPVTANFPTQKFSVITGQSGSGKSTLFFKNLVPRAEKGEFQNLGIEALSVLSTGDFHGNRRSTVASAINLGSQLRDLFAKLPESKVRGYTAAKFATHAPGGRCENCKGEGVIFDPAGYEESECPVCLGRRFKDEILEVRFKSLSIADIYDLEIGEAYKLFTNLKPFADKLKPLVDTGLDYLKLGQTTAHLSGGERARLRLSIALARAKALGTLFLFDEPARGLHQGDIRHLLDLIRGLTEAGHTVIAIEHAQDFVNDADYVLELKRG